The following coding sequences are from one Helicoverpa zea isolate HzStark_Cry1AcR chromosome 4, ilHelZeax1.1, whole genome shotgun sequence window:
- the LOC124629739 gene encoding uncharacterized protein LOC124629739 has translation MDRCMNCTIALGRSNSIGRKVLEDEAILTVIRQWRASQPVTSENVVCQACWDLAQDVVLGRRAIDAPTQVGHSSVCLRCGRSLLARRFNHLLRNDSARESAIYNVIREWILPQTVDEASRICHSCWILADRAAVHMSTGPSTSSQSNPPPAQSSVGVSVGQLDENHDNILHEPENVSIQPEQNQGNDDVHEPSVELHSPSAPIVEPVQQHPEPTIVLPDYMRAVETERRCFIEGCQRTERYRVPLATRKMLLNEHKYYVPQNNRLCDIHLVIEAWDFLDSLRSNYLQTFTARHIQDMFTLKETPKERFLNFENIDNMDDHVVHTWIGFTKVQFRQLFDEVPQLIEIRNSSSVLAAYLIKLRSGDSNERLATLFKTSKKTLAKWLCQARDILTEHFVPRHLGLEHITREQIKERNLAIPSALFEGDSRPIAIFDGTYCYIEKSSNYLYQKKTYSLHKYRNLTKPFLMVCTDGYIIDVLGPYPATTSDSDIMRHEFLSGNPLQDFFQNGDVFILDRGFRDSLPLLNQCGYRTYVPATLAQGETQLSTLDANKSRAVTICRWVVEIVNGRFKRDFKLFRQCYFNTASRSLIRDFKVAAALINRFHPPITDRIDCGAIINQINLNMNRHNILGDFIVNNQYNRRRADFETITIHNDNLNDFPQLSYDELILVCLGTYQLKQARSYFGEHLRGNDGFIIEVCREVSSSLLRQLSASNTSWLLRGRIQSRHISRKTYFVYILVDSCRRGRDSILSYYCNCIVGRRTVGCCAHVMCIIWYLSWARFQENIVPPAQFLDDILIIIEDE, from the exons ATGGATCGCTGTATGAATTGTACGATTGCGCTTGGTCGCAGTAATTCTATTGGAAGAAAAGTCTTGGAGGATGAGGCGATTTTAACAGTTATTCGTCAGTGGCGTGCATCTCAGCCT GTAACCAGTGAGAACGTTGTATGCCAAGCATGTTGGGACTTGGCCCAAGATGTGGTTCTTGGAAGACGTGCGATTGATGCACCAACCCAAGTTGGCCATTCAAGCGTATGTCTCCGCTGTGGTCGTTCACTCTTAGCCCGGCGGTTCAACCACCTTCTTCGTAATGATTCTGCTCGTGAATCTGCGATATATAATGTGATTAGAGAGTGGATTCTACCACAAACG gtgGACGAGGCAAGTCGTATATGCCATTCCTGTTGGATATTAGCAGACAGAGCTGCTGTTCATATGAGTACAGGTCCTTCGACTTCCTCACAAAGTAACCCACCGCCAGCCCAATCATCAGTTGGTGTTTCTGTTGGACAATTGGATGAAAATCATGACAACATTCTACACGAACCTGAGAATGTTTCCATTCAACCAGAACAAAACCAAGGTAATGATGATGTGCATGAACCCTCAGTGGAACTACATTCACCAAGTGCCCCAATTGTGGAACCAGTACAACAGCACCCTGAACCAACAATTGTATTGCCAGATTATATGCGGGCAGTTGAAACAGAGCGACGGTGCTTCATAGAAGGTTGCCAGAGAACTGAACGATATAGAGTTCCTCTAGCAACGAGAAAAATGTTGCTTAATgagcataaatattatgtaccacAAAATAATCGACTTTGTGATATACATTTAGTAATTGAGGCATGGGACTTCCTTGATAGTTTAAGgagtaattatttacaaacatttactgCAAGACATATCCAAGATATGTTTACACTAAAAGAAACCCCAAAAGAAaggtttttgaattttgaaaatattgataatatgGACGACCATGTTGTGCATACCTGGATCGGGTTTACTAAAGTTCAGTTCCGTCAATTATTTGATGAGGTTCCACAATTGATAGAAATTCGTAATAGTTCTTCAGTTTTAGCAGCCTATCTTATCAAATTAAGAAGTGGGGACTCAAATGAAAGAttagcaacattatttaaaacatctaaGAAAACTTTAGCCAAGTGGCTGTGTCAAGCCCGTGACATATTAACTGAACATTTTGTGCCTCGGCACTTAGGTTTAGAACACATCACTAgagaacaaataaaagaaaggaaCTTAGCCATTCCTAGTGCTTTATTTGAAGGAGATTCTAGGCCCATCGCTATATTTGATGGAACTTACTGTTATATTGAAAAAAGctctaattatttatatcaaaaaaaaacatacagtttGCATAAATATAGGAACTTAACCAAACCTTTTTTAATGGTGTGCACAGATGGTTACATCATTGATGTTTTGGGCCCCTATCCAGCTACCACGTCAGACTCAGATATAATGAGACATGAATTTTTAAGTGGAAACCCACTCCAGGATTTTTTCCAAAATGGTGATGTATTTATACTGGATAGGGGTTTCCGAGATTCATTACCTTTGTTAAACCAATGTGGATATAGGACATACGTGCCTGCTACTTTGGCGCAGGGTGAAACACAGCTGTCAACACTTGACGCAAACAAATCGAGGGCAGTCACCATTTGCCGTTGGGTCGTTGAGATTGTGAACGGTAGGTTTAAAAGAGATTTCAAATTATTCAggcaatgttattttaatacagcctcaagaagtttaataagagaTTTTAAGGTGGCTGCTGCTCTCATAAATAGGTTTCACCCTCCCATAACCGATAGAATAGACTGTGGGGCTATCATTAAtcagattaatttaaatatgaatagacATAACATATTAGgtgattttattgttaacaacCAATATAATAGACGTAGGGCTGATTTTGAAACAATAACTATtcataatgataatttaaatgattttcccCAGTTGTCATATGATGAATTAATTCTTGTATGCTTAGGTACATATCAATTAAAGCAGGCACGGTCCTATTTTGGTGAACATTTGCGGGGAAATGATGGGTTTATAATAGAAGTGTGCAGGGAGGTAAGCAGCAGCCTTCTTCGACAGCTGTCAGCTTCAAATACTTCTTGGTTATTGCGAGGCCGAATACAATCCCGCCATATAAGtcgcaaaacatattttgtttatattttagttgataGCTGTCGAAGAGGACGAGAttcaatattatcatattattgtaattgtattgtagGTAGAAGAACTGTAGGCTGCTGTGCCCATGTAATGTGCATTATATGGTATCTCAGTTGGGCAAGATTCCAAGAAAATATCGTACCCCCTGCACAATTTTTAGATGAcattctaataataattgaagatgaatga